The Candidatus Saccharibacteria bacterium genome has a segment encoding these proteins:
- a CDS encoding RsmD family RNA methyltransferase produces the protein SGALGITALSLGIQKADFVDNSKDATTAIKTNMINIYRLGFNPTYHLFYQDVENFVLSSEPNHYDLIFFAPPFVSFDAKTGLLAKNLLKSEGVLIVEQPKALPIVNQFDAIKIKTYGPSRLYFIKN, from the coding sequence GAGTGGTGCATTGGGCATCACAGCCCTAAGTCTTGGCATTCAAAAAGCAGATTTTGTAGACAATTCAAAGGATGCGACTACGGCAATTAAGACTAATATGATCAATATCTATCGATTAGGTTTTAATCCAACATACCACTTATTCTATCAGGACGTAGAAAATTTTGTATTGTCAAGTGAACCAAATCATTACGACTTAATATTTTTTGCACCACCCTTTGTCAGTTTTGATGCCAAGACTGGCTTACTCGCAAAAAATTTGTTAAAATCAGAGGGTGTTTTGATTGTTGAGCAACCAAAAGCCTTACCAATAGTCAATCAATTTGATGCTATCAAAATCAAAACATATGGACCATCTAGGTTGTACTTTATCAAAAATTAA